In the Telopea speciosissima isolate NSW1024214 ecotype Mountain lineage chromosome 6, Tspe_v1, whole genome shotgun sequence genome, CCACCTCTCCATCTTAAGAGAGCTTCCCCTTTTTGTACAGAAAGAAGCCCAACTCTCCTCTTCACCACCACCAAACACATTCCTTTGATCACTACTCAAAGAACATTGAAACTACAAGCAGAAGCCAAAGGTTTTGGTGGAGACTCAGTTACTGTGTCCGAGAACAAGAGAAGCCAAAGAGATAATAATGGTGAAGATGATGAGAATGATACGATCCCAGAGGTTATATTTGAGAGAATGATGGTTCGAATCTTGTTCTTCGTGGGCTCTCCCATGGGAATTGGTCTAGCAATGTTGCAGGTATTTGATAAACTCAAGGAACAAGAAGTGTGGGATGTACCACTTTGGCTTCCTTTCTTGATGGCATCACTTGCCTTTGGAACATCTGGGGTTGGCCTTGCTTATGGCACTCTATCCACTAGTTGGGATCCAGAGAAGAAGGGTTCACTTCTTGGGTGGATAGAAGCTCAACAGAACTGGCCTGAGCTATGGAAGgaggaaaaggaaaacaaaaaatgattcTGTTCAGATTTTCTTTTAGCTAATCAGCTAATTAATGTGTATTACTTCTTTCCTAAtacctctctttttttgttaaattataGTTTCAACTGTTAATCCATTGGAGTtgtacatggtatcagagcagattatTTCTTATAAGATAATGGATCTTTGTCTCCTCTAGTTCTCTGCCCGGCCCAGTACCCCAGTGCCTATAATAGGGGAGGGGGCAACGACCACCCTAACCCTGCCTGAACACTCTGCCCTGGTGGGGTCTACCCCTATTAATGCCCCCGAGGAAGGAATACCTTTTCATTGTGGTTGAAGCAAAAAACCGTCTAAAATTTTTGTTAGCCCATCATGCAAGTAATCTTTTActggatctttgtcccctccaattccctgcccggcccagttcctccAGTGCATGTAATAAGGGGGGCacaataaccaccctacccctgtctGAACACTCAGCCCCAATGGGGTCCACccctcttattacaggcactgggccgggcagggaactagaggagataattttccatctcTTTTACCTAATAAGAAattatataaaataagaaaaacattgttaaaaagagaggagagatgagTAGTTGTTCTCCACAGGAACGCTAAAACGCGGGAACCCTCAAACTGCTGGTGGATCTAAACATGTACAGGATACTGATTCTAATCCAACCATGGACGGGCAATTTCTCACCATGGCATTGTTTCCATTAGAGAAATTTATTGATGAATAAACTGAATAGAGACAGTGGGTAGTTAGAGAGTGGTGCGATTAGGGCACATGTGTGGGCTTAATTAGTTATCTGGTTTCACAATTATAGGCGATGCTTTGATGGGCCTGGAGCTTATTATGGAAAAAActcgtttggttgcaagtaaaGGGAAGTGATGAGAAATGAAATCACTTTTTAAAAGGCCAAAAAGGAAACtgaatttttatattattatatatttaggGAAAAGGTTTTGGACATGGACAGTATGCAAAACCAAATTGCACTCTCTCATATTTTACTATTCACTTAGAAAAGGAAAATGTCAAAAAGAGCCTCCTATTTTTacaatgtaattttattttgtttctcaaattaaagaaaaatgatttttttttattttttattttttataaaaagtgatttattcataaaaatatttaatatatatgaCTTTTGAATTACAAGCTTCGAGAATCCATGGAATAGATAGCGACCAATCAATCTTACAAGTTAAGGACCAGCTTTTCCCAGCAAGGGAGTCAATCAAACTGTTCACTTCCCTTGGAACAAAAACGAAAGAAACATGATACAAATGTGAAATATATTAAATTTTAGCAGAGCTATTAATATTGGAGGAGATTTGTGTTCACGAGAGAGATATAAAATCAGATCTCTATTGTCAGATTTAACAATTAGATGTTCTCAGCTAACTTCGATGGCTTCAAGAATTCCTACCCGAATTGACATAGCTTCTCCAACTATAATTGAGGAAAATATTGCTAAAGACAAAATCCAATCCCCTATTGCAATCAT is a window encoding:
- the LOC122666061 gene encoding uncharacterized protein PAM68-like translates to METLFCLGIPPLHLKRASPFCTERSPTLLFTQRTLKLQAEAKGFGGDSVTVSENKRSQRDNNGEDDENDTIPEVIFERMMVRILFFVGSPMGIGLAMLQVFDKLKEQEVWDVPLWLPFLMASLAFGTSGVGLAYGTLSTSWDPEKKGSLLGWIEAQQNWPELWKEEKENKK